The genomic interval GTAATAATTTATTGGATTATTCGTCATCACGTTGGTCTTCTTCATATTGTTCCTCGCCCTCAACAACTTCTTGGCCTTCATCTGCCCCTTGGTCttcttcgtcttcatcttccaGAGACATCTGGTCTACATGGTCTTCTTCCGAAGAAACCAAGCCTTTCATGGTGGTAGGTTTTATTCCCTTTAATACCGGTTAAGATTAGTGTATatgtttctttgtttgtttttaacgaattttttctttgtatgtGTAGtgcttatttataaattatttgggGTTTTTGAATTTTGTCTAAAAGAAGTTGCTTATTTCATAGGGGGCGGGGCTTGCAAATCTGGGCAACACATGCTTTATCAATGCCGTGCTGCAATGCTTTACGCATACTGTGCCACTTGTCCAGGCTCTTCGTTCTTACGATCATACCATGCCCTGTGTCTGTAAGATCATGActtacatttatttttcaatttttaatttatctgtgtGTTCTCCGATGTGATTTACTCCTATAATTAGTATCTTTTGTTCAAATCTGTGTTTGAAAATCTCAGGTGGTAGTGAAGGGTTCTGTGCTCTGTGTTCTCTACGTGCCCATGTTGAACGTTCATTAGCTTCTTCTGGAGGGATTCTTACTCCTTTGGAACTTGTTGAGAATTTGAACTGTATCCTTTTGAATCTCTTCCAAATATATCCCTTATTTGAGTGGGATGGTTTCTTGAGATTTTCTTATTTGTAGATGATAGCCAATtggagaggtttggatagtgagttgagatgagatgagttgagattaaagttgaaagttgaataaaatattgttagaatattattttttaatattatttgtgatttaaaaaaattgaattatttattgtattttatttgaaaatttaggaaagttgtaatgattaaatgagatgaatttgagaCGATTTTGGTGTCCAAACCTTCATTTAATAATGCTGAATTTGAGCATAATTTGGAATTGTAAGGTTTTATGATTTACGGGTCTCTAGATGGTTTGGATCATTGTATATGGTTATACCTTCTGTTTATCAAATGCTCTATCCAATGCACAATTTTAAGTGCAagatgttttttaatttcaaagggCACTTTTGGGAAGATTTTGTGATCTTGACCTGTGAACGATCAGATGTTTCATCTTGTTTCCGGAGATATCAGCAGGAAGATGCCCATGAATTTCTGCAGTGCTTCTTAGATAAACTTGAGAGATGTTGCTTGGATTTGAAGGGAAAGGATCTATCATCACAAGGTAATAACCTTGTTGAGAAGGTTTTTGGTGGCCGTCTTGTTAGCAAGGTATGAGCAGAAAAGTTGCTTTGTTAGTTTCTACCATTAAATATTTATCTGAATTCATGGTGATCCTTTTTGCTTGTTTTGGTTgggttaataaaataatgtcattGTTTGAATTTCAGCTTCGATGCTGTAATTGTGGACACTCTTCTGACACATATGAACCTCTGATAGACTTGAGTTTGGAGATTGAAGATGTGGACACCCTTCCAAGTGCTCTTGAATCTTTTACAAAGGTGGAAAGGATTGAAGATTCAGGGGCAAAGTTTATGTGTGAGAACTGCAAGGAAGAAGTGTTGGTGGAGAAGCAGTTTATGCTGGAGCAGGCTCCTTCAGTTGCTGCATTCCACTTGAAAAGATTCAAGACAGATGGACCATTTGTCGAGAAAGTTGACAAGCATGTGGAATTCCCTTTGGAGTTGGATTTGCAGCCATACAGCACTGGAAGCCAAAACAACAGTGTGAGTTGCAGATTATTCGtcaattttgattaaaatatgTTCTCTGAAGGCTGCCAGATTTGTTAACATATGATAATGGGTTTTACGtaattttatgaatttgagTAGACAGTCATTGTTGATATGAAAGAATAAAGAAGGAAAATCTTGTCACCTAATTTGGAGATAGGCTGGTTATAGTTTATGAACTGAATactttggaaattttttttgaagtatatacaagtttggtttgaaatttttgggTCCGTTTATGGCTTATGCAATAGCtgtatttgaatacaaggatttGGTTGACTGTTTTTCCTTAGGTCTGCATCAAGTGACTGCTGAAGTGCTTATTTTGCCTTTGTTTCCTTCCAGACTGGTGGAATTGAAGTATAACATTTGTTTTTGATAGGTGGAACTGAAGTATAACCTGTATGCAATTATTGTACATATTGGGTTCTCATCTACTTCTGGGCATTACTTCTGCTTTATTCGGTCCTCTCCAGAGACATGGTACTGCTTGGATGACTCAAAGGTAGTAATTCTAATATAGCctttttatatagtcaatgagcATGAATATTTTTTTGCCAAAATTACAGAGTTGACCTATTTTGGTGCACAAAGCCAGAGTAGGGGAATGATCTTGCATTGTGAAAGTCATTATTTTGGATCATGTTCTTTGTTTTGTGAATTGTTGAAGTTTTTCTTCAGTAAACATATTGAGTATGATAATGAGTTTTTCTGATGTTGGTGGTATGGATTTTTCCCCCCTAAAAGATTTTGGAGGTGTTTCCTTTTCTGGTtcataagattataaaattagcTGAACAGCCTCATTTAGAAGCTTTATTCTTAACCTCCTTGTGGTTGGATTATTTATGCTCTATTTATATCTTATTTTGTCTATGTTGATGTTAAAAATGTGCAATATGTTCTTTACATTTACAATACAAGCCATTGCTTGTTGAGGCTCTAATAATATGTTTATGGGAAATGATTTGTACCGTCTTAGAGTGAGCAAGTTTTAtgcactttgaaaaaaataggcaAATTTGGGGCCCAcgccgataaaaaaaaatccactttttcatattttttttccccaaaggGAGTGAGTGCTTGGGCTTTTACATTATAGGACTGTATAtagtatttcttttctttttttattggtctCTTCACTTTAAGACATTATAAGAGCTAATACATttgaaaaacttattttttgatGGATGTCTTGTAGGTCACTAGTGTAGAAGAAGAGTTTGTACTATCTCAGGAGGCCTACATTCTGTTTTATGCAAGGCAGGGTACACCCTGGTTTTCGAGTATAATAGATGTACATAAGCCATGCTTGGATCCAAACATATTGAATACATCTCCTAAGTCAGTTCTAGACAGTGCGGAAGGTGCTAGTACTTCGTATCCTAGTGTGGCTTGCATTGATAATTGTGATACCAGTGTCTCCTGTAAAAAAGGAGATGAAGGGGTTGAGATCAATGGAGCTAGAGATGCAGCTACTGGGAATACTGTACAATTGTTAAACCAAGATGAACTTGGGTCCAAAGATTCTAAAGATGATAGACTCATGGATAACTCTTCAACACCACTTGGGGACAGTAAATTTTGTGATGTGACTTCATACAATGAGAAAATGAGCACCACATCCACTGTTGGGGTAAGTAACAGCACGATTGATGAAATTAAAGATGATGGTTTTCATCCTCTAACGCCGCCCGGATCTCCAAGTCCAGATAAAGTTTCCTTTGAATCTTCAGGTAAGGCAGATTAGATCCTTAAAGAACTTGTTATGCATCTTTTCCCATAAAATCGTTCATTTGAACTAATTAATGAGGTGGTGTTGATTTTGCCAGAGGTGAGGTATCAGATTCCCCGCAATCATCTTAAATTGGAGAAGCGAGTTAGTGGTAAGAAACAGTTGAACAAGGAAAGAGAACTAGAAGATTCAAAGAGCAAGGAAGCTTTGAGATACCTTTCGAAGTGTGCGCACTCCTCTGAGAGGCGCAATAAATTTATTGCTGCCATTACTGAAAACCAGAGTGAAGGCTCTCTAAACAAGAGGAAAAGAATGGTATCGGCCCCGTGTAAGAACAGCCCTCCCAGAGCTCGCCGTAGGCCCAATCACAATGCTATTGTCCAGCCTATGGCAACGGCAATTTCTCGCTGAATGGGGAGATTTTGCTAAACAAACCTGGCTAAATTTGAACAGTGCAAATATATTAAGAGTCAATGCTGACCTTGTTTTGATAAGACTGGGTATGGCCCTTTGAAAGTGTTTACCATGAAATGTAAAGTTCTTGAGGTCTTAATTTACTATAGTGCTTTTAGAATCGGTATAAGAAAGGCATTTTTGAGCACATGATGCTTTGTGGACTGTACACGCTTTGCTCAAGaggtttaaatttgagaaattgaagCTTTCGTTGagagatttaaataaattaatatataaatgacaCGATCTTGAATGACATTGATATCACAGGTTAGGTTAGATTCCAGTTTTGCTTTCGTATGCTGGGAAAAGAAATACTTCTGCATCCGAGATGAAGCTTTTATATCAGTAAATATACAGGGGCTTTAAAAATATACGGTTGGAATCGTTGGATTGGAAAATTTGGCTTTggatttaaatttcaaattaacccatgatttcaaatttaagattttaagtAGTTTAAAAAACTTGTTGGCTTTCGTGCAAATCTTTACCCAAATTTTAATGTATgatttaaattagaaatttggattttaaggccttgtttggaatctttggattcataattcaacttattttgttattacaatctttttcaaatttctaaacaaatggTATGTTTGGGGTTGTggtatgattttcttaaaaagtgtttaaatagttttaaaaactcttcaatagaaaaattaagttgtttggatgttatatattaaaacatttttaatttcaaataaactaaaaattatgtttgacatttttctttaaatgtgTTTTTCTAGATAATGTGAAAtgcaatttgaattttaaaaagattatcaatGGATTGAAAGATCTATACAACtttcagataattacaactttcaaatttttaagaatatgatcataatttttaaaaattcaaataattatcatttctacctaaaagtaaaattttaatttattttcaaataaatgtaacatgtttgaaagtggtttaaatatatagttatcaaataataaataaaattttaatagtataacTTATTACATAagtcttaaaattataaactatattttctaCCATAATTCTAAatatgcacaaaatataataaaaaatttaacattttaaaattttaaaataaaaataatattaaaaaaataatatttattcaattttcaaattcattCATCGAAATGCACCAGCAacaatagaaataagaaaagcAAAGGCTTGATACAAGAAAATTGGAAAACCTAAGTTCCCTTATACAAAAGTGATTTATACAgaagtctcaaatagataaattttatataaatcattataaaaaaataagctctacctaaaacaaaagtaaaataaactaatttttattaatgatatccacttttttacagaatatttatagaaaatttatcTATGTAAAAATTATACCCAACATTACTTTCTTTGTTAATACCATCTCTAGTcaatattataactttcaaGGAGATATGGCCAACAGGGGAAGTAGAGATAGCGGCACAAGTGAGTTCGCGGCCGGTCGCAGTTGTACTCGGGAGAATCTTACCACTTGCAAAATTCAAAAGATTTAAAACATTCTTTTCAGCTTAacagaaggggaaaaaaaatatttgtatgatTTAATAGAAAAAAGGGCGTGACAAACTAAACAAAATCAACCATTCATTCACACAAGCCTATGTCTCCTTATGTGTTGACATCATGAGTCGTATATGTTGATGCgtaaaaaattgcacaacagatCGTAAggagagaaatagtcattttttattatgaCCATTCGAGCCTCGATCGGTATGGTCAGGTGCCTATGGTCGTGGTCCAGTGCGGCTGTACGGTATCGGTGCGTACATCCATGACGATGTATTGAAGACAAATGTAATGAAAGTAAGAGATTGAGACACagagatttacgtgattcgacaTAATATTTACGCCTACAGGTGTTTGGAGGGGAGAaatttactataatatacttgtttacaatctctcattgCCTCTCATTTTTCACTATACAATAGAGATCTTGAATACATTTACTGAAGAAGACACCTTCCTTAGAGCTCCCATTTGGGAGGTTGAAGAAGTCGTCGAAGTAGAAGTCGTGCCCAAGTAGTCTACTTGCTTTTTATCTAACCCTCTTCTCGTGTGCGGCTTGATAGTGGTGAAGGACGTTTGCTTTGCATGTGaccacttttctttttcccactTTCTCCTGACACCCCTTTACCTTTTGACACATTCACTCCATTATCCCTTATTGTTTTCTATTTCTCACTTTTCTCTTGTTTCCTAGTGGTAGCCTGGTATGTTGGACCTGGTATTGAGCTTGGATATTTTATCCTCTTCAATATAAATGTAGTATGTATGGTAAGTAAATGAATAATGATACACTTACAagtattttataattcatttacaATCAACTAATACAATTGtatcacttcattaaaaataattttcagttCTATAAAACTACTCTCCGgctattttatatacaattgtaaaatagttgtaaaaagaactaaaattttacaaaactacTCCCCATTTGTGATTAGGAGCTCGATTACTTCTATCTAACCATTGCCATCTATATAATTAGCGGCCGTCCAAAAATGTAAAAGGATTTTAAGAATCGTCCCCTGATTCTCACTGATCAGCAAAAGGCACCTAAATTTGACGCCAGACGAGTATATAATCAATGAGATGTTCTGGCAGAATATGCTGATCATCATAGTTTTCCCCCGTAATTATAATATGGgactgattctgattctgatgatGTATATTAATTGGCAATGCCATTCATTTGTCCTACTT from Juglans regia cultivar Chandler chromosome 2, Walnut 2.0, whole genome shotgun sequence carries:
- the LOC108988696 gene encoding ubiquitin carboxyl-terminal hydrolase 20-like; the protein is METNVARILEINTAPSDSIASPEILNGSSPFPPEMVVSEETLDESSPSLLSESPCDHSLAPAPDQNRSSPNLGKKAQDDPSFVLSPRIPSGTSTMLTPINETLDGSSPANELDALDGSSSMPMQAEITNDYPNFSIRGDEEALAVDPFPASPNRLLGNNLLDYSSSRWSSSYCSSPSTTSWPSSAPWSSSSSSSRDIWSTWSSSEETKPFMVGAGLANLGNTCFINAVLQCFTHTVPLVQALRSYDHTMPCVCGSEGFCALCSLRAHVERSLASSGGILTPLELVENLNYVSSCFRRYQQEDAHEFLQCFLDKLERCCLDLKGKDLSSQGNNLVEKVFGGRLVSKLRCCNCGHSSDTYEPLIDLSLEIEDVDTLPSALESFTKVERIEDSGAKFMCENCKEEVLVEKQFMLEQAPSVAAFHLKRFKTDGPFVEKVDKHVEFPLELDLQPYSTGSQNNSVELKYNLYAIIVHIGFSSTSGHYFCFIRSSPETWYCLDDSKVTSVEEEFVLSQEAYILFYARQGTPWFSSIIDVHKPCLDPNILNTSPKSVLDSAEGASTSYPSVACIDNCDTSVSCKKGDEGVEINGARDAATGNTVQLLNQDELGSKDSKDDRLMDNSSTPLGDSKFCDVTSYNEKMSTTSTVGVSNSTIDEIKDDGFHPLTPPGSPSPDKVSFESSEVRYQIPRNHLKLEKRVSGKKQLNKERELEDSKSKEALRYLSKCAHSSERRNKFIAAITENQSEGSLNKRKRMVSAPCKNSPPRARRRPNHNAIVQPMATAISR